One segment of Urocitellus parryii isolate mUroPar1 chromosome 5, mUroPar1.hap1, whole genome shotgun sequence DNA contains the following:
- the LOC144254911 gene encoding transcription factor BTF3: MKETIMNQEKLAKLQAQVRIGGKGTARRKKKVVHRTATADDKKLQFSLKKLGVNNISGIEEVNMFTNQGTVIHFNNPKVQASLAANTFTITGHAETKQLTEMLPSILNQLGADSLTSLRRLAEALPKQSVDGKAPLATGEDDDDEVPDLVENFDEASKNEAN; this comes from the coding sequence ATGAAAGAAACTATCATGAACCAGGAAAAACTCGCCAAACTGCAGGCACAAGTGCGAATTGGTGGAAAAGGAACTGCTCGCAGAAAGAAGAAGGTGGTTCATAGAACAGCTACAGCAGATGATAAAAAACTTCAGTTCTCTTTAAAGAAGTTAGGGGTAAACAATATCTCTGGTATTGAAGAGGTGAATATGTTTACAAACCAAGGAACAGTGATCCACTTTAACAACCCTAAAGTTCAGGCGTCTCTGGCAGCAAACACTTTCACCATTACAGGCCATGCTGAGACAAAGCAGCTGACAGAAATGCTACCCAGCATCTTAAACCAACTTGGTGCAGACAGTCTGACTAGTTTAAGGAGACTGGCTGAAGCTCTGCCCAAACAATCTGTGGACGGAAAAGCACCACTTGCTACTGgagaggatgatgatgatgaagttcCAGATCTTGTGGAGAATTTTGATGAGGCTTCTAAGAATGAGGCAAACTGA